From one Puniceicoccales bacterium genomic stretch:
- a CDS encoding ribonucleoside-diphosphate reductase subunit alpha, with translation MVVRDRLCEDLAIKNFVAMPGDRKPNFDWASVVRGDGLCVDQELAGNVATMIGTAITDLMLATSDDEIFSEKNKSMLVDVVRQVCAEVSDGHEITDVISDVLVRNSLHDIARCFLMKCAYANDRASDGGSAAVEVKLIRRNGKIVPWSRAKVEQAVRRAFLSQRSDPVPSKLISENVTERVVSSGVKFIHIEQVQDLVQEELMKSGNFKIAEAYILYRAERAKLRNDNSKETINVASQDALQRAMILIKMADGSVSFWDGSDLRERISFARIGLDFAIGFEEIMTALRDNIPGELSEAELEKHILTNACKLVRKDPNFSIFASRLSLSYLYQHVLGWNPLDKDINGLRRLHRDYFIKYIPRAVDLGLLDGDMLKYDLSRLADCLSIGADLDFDIVATMALMDNYLLRDPVAGLLLETPQILWMRVAMGIFLKEEDGRDDRVISLYNLFKERIFCVSEQALYFAGTRNSQLMSDYIYSVNDDIESILNKCVIESALISRLGGNLGGSWTAIRGKGSRIKGTRGITNGVIPFMQLHKHQLSIMTSGAGALVGSGCVSCEIWHSDVFDFIGFGREKSRPSNGGSLSTSLLIPDLFMQRVKDQKCWTLFKVDDAKALIKTHGLEFETEYEKLECLAKENKIWSNTVKANDLWSSLLRNVFETGNPMILFKDRCNRSAMMAMDGCINSVGPGHSVLLPSGDDESIACSSGAIVISRYIDDDGNMNLKKLREDVALGIRAMDAMIDANYFPTENSANRTRAYRPVGLGMTGLQNALYKLNYEFDSDEAIEFASLCARKMMLFSLDASCQLAKEKEKFMKFQNSHWGSHRLPFDLAKDDDMLGKFDVEDMKIIDGIRASMDSSGLRNCFLLAYSTEERLSKLMGCFPGVYPVTRNIFKKSYDGSEVIVFVNPAMVKTLKQENIWTDDIFEQICYFDGEVAAINEIPSDIKAKFRTAYSIDTEKLIKMYKNLQQWVDQGLAVRLYLGCSDMEEISAMYIRCWESGIKSICELKPSAPPVASFSNQCRDHGSNGTMGALHNYLHLI, from the coding sequence ATGGTTGTTAGAGATAGATTGTGTGAGGATTTGGCTATAAAGAATTTTGTTGCTATGCCTGGTGACAGGAAGCCGAATTTCGATTGGGCATCGGTGGTACGTGGCGATGGTTTATGTGTTGATCAGGAGTTGGCCGGAAATGTGGCCACCATGATTGGCACTGCGATAACCGATTTGATGTTGGCCACAAGTGATGATGAAATTTTTTCCGAAAAAAATAAATCGATGTTGGTGGATGTGGTGCGCCAGGTATGTGCTGAAGTTTCTGATGGCCATGAGATTACAGATGTCATTTCCGATGTGTTGGTGCGAAATTCTTTACATGATATCGCCAGATGTTTTTTGATGAAGTGTGCCTATGCCAATGACAGGGCATCCGATGGCGGTTCTGCCGCTGTTGAAGTAAAACTTATAAGGCGAAATGGTAAGATTGTTCCTTGGAGCAGGGCGAAGGTGGAACAGGCAGTGCGTAGAGCATTTCTGTCTCAGCGTTCGGATCCGGTGCCATCTAAACTTATATCAGAAAATGTTACCGAACGAGTAGTTTCTTCCGGTGTAAAATTTATTCACATCGAACAGGTTCAGGATTTGGTCCAAGAGGAATTGATGAAGAGTGGCAACTTTAAGATTGCCGAGGCCTATATTTTATACCGGGCGGAAAGAGCTAAGTTGCGCAATGATAACAGTAAAGAAACCATAAACGTTGCCAGTCAAGATGCATTGCAAAGGGCGATGATTTTGATAAAAATGGCCGATGGATCGGTTTCCTTTTGGGATGGCAGTGATCTGCGAGAGAGGATTAGCTTTGCTAGGATTGGATTGGATTTTGCGATCGGATTTGAGGAAATAATGACGGCTCTCCGGGATAATATACCCGGCGAATTATCCGAGGCAGAGTTGGAAAAACATATTTTGACCAACGCTTGTAAATTGGTAAGGAAGGATCCGAATTTTTCCATATTTGCATCCAGATTGTCCCTGTCCTATTTGTATCAGCATGTCTTGGGCTGGAATCCATTAGATAAGGATATCAATGGCTTACGCAGATTACATCGCGACTATTTTATAAAATATATTCCCAGAGCTGTGGATTTGGGGCTATTGGATGGCGATATGCTGAAATATGATCTATCTAGGTTGGCAGATTGCCTTTCCATTGGTGCCGATCTGGATTTTGATATAGTTGCAACCATGGCATTGATGGACAATTATCTTCTTAGAGATCCAGTTGCTGGCTTGTTGCTTGAGACTCCACAGATTTTATGGATGCGCGTTGCCATGGGTATTTTTTTGAAGGAAGAGGATGGTCGGGATGACAGGGTCATATCGTTGTATAATCTTTTCAAAGAGAGAATATTTTGTGTTTCAGAGCAGGCGTTGTATTTTGCCGGTACTAGGAATTCGCAGTTGATGTCAGATTATATATATTCGGTTAACGATGACATTGAGAGTATTTTGAACAAATGTGTCATAGAAAGTGCGCTGATTTCTAGGTTGGGTGGTAATTTGGGTGGTTCCTGGACGGCGATAAGAGGCAAGGGCAGTCGAATTAAAGGGACGCGTGGCATTACCAATGGTGTTATTCCCTTCATGCAGTTGCACAAACATCAGCTTTCGATCATGACCAGTGGGGCCGGTGCGCTGGTAGGATCAGGTTGCGTTAGCTGCGAAATTTGGCATTCGGATGTGTTCGATTTCATTGGGTTTGGCAGGGAAAAATCAAGACCTTCGAATGGTGGTAGTTTGAGCACGTCGCTATTGATTCCGGATCTGTTTATGCAGAGAGTGAAGGATCAGAAATGCTGGACATTGTTTAAAGTCGATGATGCCAAAGCGCTTATAAAAACCCATGGATTGGAATTTGAAACCGAATATGAGAAGCTAGAATGCTTGGCGAAGGAAAATAAAATTTGGAGCAACACCGTAAAAGCCAACGATTTATGGTCTTCGCTTCTTCGAAATGTATTTGAAACTGGAAATCCAATGATATTATTTAAGGATCGATGCAATCGGTCGGCTATGATGGCGATGGATGGCTGTATCAACAGCGTTGGTCCGGGGCATTCGGTGCTTTTGCCTTCCGGTGATGACGAGTCAATTGCCTGCAGTTCTGGAGCGATAGTGATATCTCGGTACATTGATGATGATGGAAATATGAATCTTAAAAAACTTCGCGAAGATGTGGCCTTGGGCATTCGGGCGATGGATGCTATGATAGATGCAAATTACTTTCCCACGGAAAATTCGGCCAATAGAACCAGAGCCTACAGACCTGTGGGATTGGGCATGACTGGGTTGCAGAACGCTTTATACAAGTTGAACTATGAATTCGATTCCGATGAGGCCATAGAGTTTGCATCGTTATGTGCGCGAAAAATGATGCTTTTTTCTCTTGATGCGTCCTGCCAGTTAGCCAAGGAAAAAGAAAAATTTATGAAATTCCAAAATTCTCATTGGGGAAGCCATAGATTGCCCTTTGATTTGGCCAAGGATGATGATATGTTAGGTAAATTTGATGTCGAAGATATGAAAATTATTGATGGCATTAGGGCGTCGATGGATAGTTCTGGTCTGAGGAATTGTTTTTTGCTAGCCTATTCCACCGAAGAGCGCCTATCGAAATTGATGGGATGTTTCCCTGGAGTCTATCCGGTGACGCGAAATATATTCAAGAAATCCTATGATGGTAGCGAGGTGATCGTGTTTGTTAACCCAGCCATGGTAAAGACCTTAAAACAAGAGAATATTTGGACCGATGACATTTTTGAGCAGATATGCTATTTTGATGGCGAAGTGGCTGCCATAAATGAAATTCCGTCGGATATCAAGGCAAAATTTAGGACAGCTTATTCCATCGATACCGAGAAGTTGATAAAAATGTATAAAAATCTTCAACAATGGGTAGACCAGGGATTGGCGGTTAGATTATATTTGGGCTGCAGTGATATGGAGGAAATTTCTGCCATGTATATTCGTTGTTGGGAAAGCGGTATAAAATCCATTTGTGAATTGAAACCCAGTGCTCCTCCGGTGGCAAGTTTTTCAAATCAATGCCGCGACCATGGCTCCAACGGGACCATGGGTGCGTTGCATAACTACTTACATCTCATATAG
- a CDS encoding MBL fold metallo-hydrolase, which yields MELFSDDKFLIETIGLGPLKTNVGIIYNKIIGEAMAIDVPPNAAEIIDSLVTDKKFKLTHVLITHGHWDHCGEAAALQQKGAIVLAHSGDALWIEDPSTIPFFFEPNITLLPCKIDQYVDDIKQLNLCGLKIGIEHIPGHSRGSVGYFFEDFHIAFTGDVLFCETVGRSDFPGGDKHLLFKSIREGIYGHNKETTIVPGHGWITTIGHEIANNPYVRLR from the coding sequence ATGGAATTATTTTCTGATGACAAATTTTTAATTGAAACCATTGGCCTAGGCCCACTAAAGACCAACGTTGGAATCATTTATAATAAAATAATCGGCGAAGCAATGGCCATCGATGTGCCACCGAATGCAGCAGAAATCATTGATTCCTTAGTGACGGATAAAAAATTCAAATTAACACATGTCCTTATTACTCATGGACATTGGGATCATTGCGGTGAAGCTGCTGCACTCCAACAAAAAGGTGCCATCGTCCTAGCCCATTCTGGCGATGCTCTATGGATAGAAGATCCAAGCACTATACCATTTTTTTTCGAACCTAACATCACTCTACTCCCGTGCAAAATTGACCAATATGTCGATGATATCAAACAACTTAACTTATGTGGCTTGAAAATCGGCATCGAACATATCCCAGGCCATTCCAGGGGCAGTGTAGGATATTTTTTTGAAGATTTTCATATTGCTTTCACCGGCGATGTTCTATTTTGCGAAACCGTTGGCCGATCTGATTTTCCAGGAGGAGATAAGCACTTGCTATTCAAAAGCATACGTGAAGGCATATATGGCCATAATAAGGAAACAACAATAGTTCCGGGCCACGGATGGATCACAACCATTGGCCATGAAATAGCAAATAACCCCTATGTGCGATTGAGATGA